The genomic DNA TTAACTTCTTGCTCCACTTGAATTTTAAGGTGGGAGTTTTACTGCCCGCAAATAGTGGGCTAAATAACGAAATAATCCCCACCTTATATTTTTAATAAGGTGGGGATTATTATGCTACTCTGCAATTTCCTCATATAAAAAGTACGTTACATTATAAATATGCTCTACTTCATCGTCTGTCATAAACAGTAATTCGTCACGCTCAATCCCTTTCTTCTTTTCAATAAACTCAATCATATTTTTGCGTTCTTCTCTCTTCATCAATTTTATTTCTCCTCTCAATCTGTTTTAATACAGTTTATTTAAGTTACTGCTATTATATAACAGAATCTTTAGAAAGTTCCACCTATTTTATTGTTTTTTTCAAAAGAACTTTTCGACAAAACAAGCCCACCTAAAGGGGGCTTGTTTTATTTTATAGTCGTAAA from Bacillus cereus G9842 includes the following:
- a CDS encoding BH0509 family protein, with protein sequence MKREERKNMIEFIEKKKGIERDELLFMTDDEVEHIYNVTYFLYEEIAE